A single Deltaproteobacteria bacterium DNA region contains:
- the dnaA gene encoding chromosomal replication initiator protein DnaA produces the protein MDKSGMQTLFPAEEGLSLSGATDLQGGWAEDPWQAIQRKLRMTLDEDAYISWVKPIKGSSNAAGDVVLTLPNLVFYQGFRNECLYLIERCKESLGLEHIRLHIEVEGGIKSGSGSEAIEGSHYGVTNNSGPAGGDFGPDESSLDGLEAVGEGSQAFSRSLSPEGHLNPNYTFESFIKGDSNQFAVATCLSAAENPGKAYNPLFIYGGVGLGKTHLLHAVGNLVLRHTPNAVVTYISSERFMNELIYCLRFNKMWDFRKKYRDCDVLLVDDIQFISGKKATQEEFFHTFNTLYGAKKQIVITSDMFPKDIPDIEDRLRNRFQWGLIADIQAPSIEHRIAILYSKAEKLGIRLRPEVAEYIAKHAKRNVRELEGALHRINAYGKLQGEEITLDLAARTFKDVLGEAPKRMSIDTVQKAVAEHFQMKVADLKSKRRQRAIAMPRQIAMYLSRKLTNASYPDIGEKFGGKDHTTVMHNVKKIEESLDRDLDLKAHIDALERHLEQLQ, from the coding sequence ATGGATAAGTCAGGAATGCAAACTCTGTTTCCCGCTGAAGAGGGTTTATCGCTGTCTGGTGCAACTGACCTGCAAGGTGGGTGGGCTGAAGACCCTTGGCAGGCCATTCAGCGTAAGCTGCGCATGACTTTAGACGAAGATGCCTACATTAGCTGGGTGAAGCCCATCAAGGGGTCTTCAAATGCTGCGGGCGATGTCGTACTCACATTACCAAACCTGGTGTTCTACCAGGGTTTCCGCAACGAGTGTTTGTACCTTATAGAGCGATGCAAAGAAAGCCTGGGACTAGAACATATTCGCCTCCATATCGAAGTGGAAGGCGGGATAAAAAGCGGTTCCGGAAGTGAGGCTATTGAGGGTTCACACTACGGAGTCACGAACAACTCGGGACCAGCTGGCGGAGACTTTGGACCTGACGAGAGTTCTCTAGATGGTTTAGAGGCTGTCGGTGAGGGAAGTCAGGCTTTTTCCCGGTCCCTATCTCCAGAAGGGCATCTTAACCCTAATTATACATTCGAATCGTTCATCAAGGGTGACTCTAACCAATTTGCCGTGGCGACTTGTCTCAGTGCTGCTGAAAATCCTGGAAAGGCTTACAACCCACTGTTTATTTACGGGGGCGTAGGTCTTGGTAAAACTCACTTACTGCACGCCGTGGGCAATCTTGTTCTGAGACATACGCCAAACGCTGTGGTGACTTACATTTCCAGCGAGCGTTTCATGAACGAGTTAATCTACTGCTTGCGCTTCAATAAAATGTGGGACTTCCGTAAAAAATACCGAGATTGTGACGTACTTCTGGTTGACGATATCCAATTTATTTCCGGGAAAAAAGCTACCCAAGAGGAGTTCTTTCACACATTTAACACCCTCTACGGTGCGAAAAAACAGATTGTCATCACGTCTGACATGTTCCCAAAAGATATCCCCGATATCGAAGATAGGCTCCGGAACCGTTTTCAATGGGGCCTCATCGCTGACATTCAAGCCCCTAGTATCGAACATCGGATCGCCATTCTGTACAGCAAGGCCGAAAAGCTAGGTATCAGATTAAGGCCGGAAGTGGCCGAGTACATCGCTAAGCATGCCAAGCGTAATGTACGCGAACTAGAGGGTGCCCTGCATCGCATCAATGCTTACGGCAAACTCCAGGGCGAAGAAATCACTCTTGATCTAGCCGCTAGGACATTCAAGGACGTACTTGGTGAAGCCCCTAAAAGAATGTCTATCGATACGGTGCAAAAAGCTGTTGCCGAGCATTTTCAAATGAAAGTGGCAGATTTGAAATCGAAGAGACGCCAACGGGCTATCGCTATGCCGAGACAGATCGCGATGTATCTATCACGCAAGCTGACCAATGCTTCTTATCCGGATATAGGTGAAAAGTTTGGTGGCAAGGATCACACAACGGTCATGCACAATGTCAAAAAGATCGAAGAGTCATTGGACAGAGATCTTGATCTGAAAGCTCACATTGACGCTCTCGAACGGCATTTAGAGCAGCTGCAGTAA
- the atpH gene encoding ATP synthase F1 subunit delta, with amino-acid sequence MGRIAKRYAKALLKLTGGDLQQAKKYRDSLLELKALFSLDEAARVLNSPAMPDDLKKSLLSYGLKAADAASAVNNLVDAVVDCGRVSLLPQIAGAFAQYIDEAEGLVQADVTSAVELSSEAQQQIAKAVGQLLNKKAEVTHHVDRDLLGGFVVKVGDYKVDLSLKNKLEGLAKTAVQDTFR; translated from the coding sequence ATGGGACGAATCGCTAAACGATATGCCAAGGCTCTACTAAAATTAACGGGTGGAGATCTTCAACAGGCAAAAAAATACCGCGACAGCCTTTTGGAGTTAAAAGCGTTATTCAGCCTTGACGAGGCTGCCCGGGTACTCAACAGCCCCGCGATGCCAGATGACCTAAAAAAGAGCCTTCTGTCATACGGGTTAAAAGCTGCTGACGCAGCTTCTGCGGTAAACAACCTGGTCGATGCGGTTGTCGATTGCGGTAGGGTTAGTTTGCTTCCGCAGATTGCTGGTGCTTTTGCACAATACATTGATGAAGCAGAAGGTCTAGTACAAGCTGATGTGACGTCGGCAGTTGAATTGTCAAGTGAAGCCCAACAACAAATAGCCAAAGCCGTTGGTCAGCTACTCAACAAGAAGGCCGAAGTCACGCATCACGTCGATCGTGATCTTTTAGGTGGTTTTGTTGTGAAAGTGGGTGACTACAAGGTTGACCTAAGTTTGAAGAACAAACTCGAAGGTTTAGCCAAAACAGCAGTACAAGATACTTTTCGTTAA
- the dnaN gene encoding DNA polymerase III subunit beta — protein sequence MRIQLPKHLLSTATNRMQGAIAERSLSQIGLNAVDNVLHVAATDRVLSVYSSLACEFAEGGVCFVPARLFSDVVKELPEGLVKLEREASYLVITAGNAGEFTMKLPLLDEAVWFDPPVIECHSSADLPAAKVAYMIDQVQFCIVPESPRNYGTVGFLHKPSENACRLVGTDGFRLSYCEVATELPKGFLDNGVCLSKRTMTELHRMCGEGFSHIKLSITQDGNTMVAEVPGYKIFVRLSAVRYPNYMGVLPQRKLSGVVVSRSHFQNVTKRVLLAADKSRALQLSFSDSSLTLNSKTMGSSEGRETVPLVDYHGPQFDIAVNGKFLTDIFSTTESKELALHFNEESNEDPIVIVPKNEPAECRSKHVLVPIKQND from the coding sequence ATGAGAATCCAACTACCAAAACATCTCTTGAGCACTGCCACCAATCGGATGCAAGGCGCTATTGCCGAGCGCAGTCTGAGTCAAATTGGGCTCAATGCCGTCGACAATGTGTTACATGTTGCAGCCACGGATAGGGTGCTCTCAGTCTACAGTTCACTGGCCTGCGAATTTGCCGAAGGGGGAGTATGTTTCGTCCCAGCTCGCTTATTTTCGGATGTTGTCAAAGAACTACCTGAAGGGCTAGTTAAGCTGGAGAGAGAAGCATCTTACTTGGTAATCACAGCGGGGAATGCTGGAGAATTCACCATGAAGCTGCCCTTACTAGATGAAGCTGTATGGTTTGATCCGCCAGTGATTGAGTGTCATAGTAGTGCGGACTTGCCTGCCGCCAAAGTGGCCTACATGATCGATCAGGTCCAATTTTGTATTGTCCCTGAGTCACCGCGCAATTATGGAACCGTCGGGTTTTTACATAAACCCTCTGAAAATGCCTGCCGCCTAGTTGGGACGGACGGGTTTCGTCTGTCTTACTGTGAGGTCGCAACAGAACTCCCCAAAGGTTTTCTTGACAACGGAGTGTGCTTATCCAAGCGCACTATGACTGAGCTGCATCGGATGTGTGGGGAGGGTTTCAGCCATATTAAGTTATCCATTACTCAGGATGGAAATACCATGGTTGCCGAAGTTCCCGGCTACAAGATCTTTGTAAGATTGTCTGCCGTTCGCTATCCAAACTACATGGGAGTCCTGCCTCAAAGGAAATTGTCGGGAGTTGTAGTTTCGCGAAGTCATTTTCAAAATGTGACCAAGCGCGTTTTGCTGGCTGCGGATAAAAGTCGCGCTTTGCAGTTGAGCTTTTCGGACTCATCCCTTACCCTCAATTCCAAGACTATGGGGAGCTCAGAGGGTCGTGAGACTGTGCCGCTTGTGGATTACCATGGGCCTCAATTTGATATTGCGGTCAATGGTAAGTTCTTAACGGATATCTTTTCCACAACTGAGAGCAAGGAATTGGCCCTCCATTTCAACGAAGAAAGTAACGAGGACCCTATAGTTATTGTGCCAAAAAATGAGCCGGCGGAATGCCGGTCCAAGCATGTACTAGTGCCGATCAAACAGAACGACTGA
- a CDS encoding ATP synthase F0 subunit C: MKGFFGKVAMAFGGLFLSSLAFAQEAAAAAHAGNSWVPIGAGLTMGLAAFGAASAQGRTATAALEGIARNPNAKDALFQPFILGLVFMEFQALLGFVIAIIWTFK; the protein is encoded by the coding sequence ATGAAAGGTTTCTTCGGTAAAGTTGCAATGGCATTTGGTGGTTTATTTCTAAGCTCGCTAGCATTCGCTCAAGAGGCGGCTGCTGCTGCGCATGCTGGTAACAGCTGGGTTCCGATCGGCGCTGGTTTGACTATGGGTCTGGCAGCTTTCGGGGCTGCGTCAGCTCAAGGTCGCACTGCAACGGCAGCTTTGGAGGGTATCGCTCGCAATCCTAATGCTAAGGATGCACTGTTTCAGCCGTTCATCCTCGGCTTGGTGTTTATGGAGTTCCAGGCATTGCTTGGCTTCGTAATCGCGATTATCTGGACGTTCAAGTGA
- a CDS encoding ParB/RepB/Spo0J family partition protein, which translates to MTTREKAPSTRRGALGKGISSLLGDLSDDHSEEANVGTKISDEKLKRKLDAEVVRLNVEEIDPNPQQPRKLFDDRALKELSDSLKIDGVLQPIVVTQAPQAGRYYVVAGERRLRASKLAGLTTIPAIVREGANTDLLRLALIENIQRADLNILEEAEAYSALIKDYGLTQEQCADRVGKERSTVTNALRLLTLPREIQEDIVSTRLSMGHGRAILSLDDKKTMLRCRDIVVKKSLSVRQTEQLCKSIKSPVKTSDQKSAAIKDEADLQYITESLRNYLHTKIRVAGSTSRGKIEISYFSAAELERLLKLMGHRF; encoded by the coding sequence ATGACTACTCGTGAAAAGGCGCCCTCCACAAGGCGTGGGGCTCTTGGCAAAGGTATTTCTTCGCTTCTAGGTGATTTGTCCGACGACCACTCAGAAGAAGCAAATGTTGGAACAAAGATTTCCGACGAGAAACTTAAGCGGAAGCTGGATGCGGAGGTAGTGCGCCTTAATGTCGAGGAGATCGATCCGAACCCTCAGCAACCTCGTAAACTTTTCGATGACAGAGCTCTGAAGGAACTGTCAGATAGTCTAAAGATTGATGGAGTACTGCAGCCAATCGTTGTTACTCAAGCACCTCAAGCTGGCCGTTATTATGTAGTGGCTGGCGAGAGGCGCCTTCGGGCCTCGAAACTTGCGGGACTTACTACGATACCAGCCATCGTTCGTGAGGGCGCAAACACAGATTTGCTTCGTCTTGCTTTGATCGAGAATATTCAAAGAGCCGATCTGAACATACTTGAAGAAGCTGAAGCGTACTCGGCCCTTATTAAGGATTACGGACTAACCCAGGAACAGTGCGCTGACCGTGTGGGTAAAGAGCGGTCCACAGTGACAAACGCCCTGCGGTTGCTAACGCTGCCCCGAGAGATTCAGGAGGATATCGTCAGTACGCGTCTCTCGATGGGGCACGGCCGCGCAATACTGAGCCTTGACGACAAAAAAACTATGCTAAGATGCCGAGACATCGTAGTCAAAAAGTCTCTAAGCGTACGTCAAACAGAACAACTTTGCAAGTCCATAAAATCACCCGTAAAGACTTCAGATCAAAAATCCGCGGCTATTAAGGACGAAGCCGACCTTCAGTACATCACTGAAAGCCTACGTAACTATCTCCATACGAAAATAAGAGTAGCCGGTAGTACTAGCCGAGGAAAAATCGAAATTTCCTATTTCTCAGCCGCGGAATTGGAGCGTCTCTTAAAGCTGATGGGACATAGGTTTTGA
- the atpB gene encoding F0F1 ATP synthase subunit A → MKKNLLISLGSLFGSSVAFASEGGGGVAHFINYYSILLHRLHIDHAWEPTVGGLLCLLAIIVAGIYYRRSVSRDGANVVPSGKFSLRHLIEEMLEFVVGIAKDNTHERYLSFFPFLAAVFVYIVVCNLSGLIPGFPPPTETMDNNVAVGICVFVVYNLAGIKEHGGAYVKHFLGPVAFIAPLFFCIELVSHFSRPLSLGLRLTGNIYGDHTLLGVFTSLSYLVFPALLMFFGLLVAVVQSVVFTLLSGIYISMAISHDH, encoded by the coding sequence ATGAAAAAAAACCTTCTGATCTCATTGGGATCCTTGTTTGGTAGCAGCGTGGCCTTTGCCTCTGAGGGTGGTGGCGGGGTTGCCCACTTTATCAATTACTACAGTATCCTTCTTCACAGATTGCACATCGACCATGCATGGGAGCCAACCGTCGGCGGACTTCTGTGTTTGTTGGCCATAATCGTGGCCGGGATTTACTACCGCCGGTCTGTGAGTAGGGACGGGGCTAACGTTGTCCCAAGTGGAAAGTTTTCTCTCAGGCATCTTATTGAGGAGATGCTCGAGTTTGTCGTGGGCATTGCTAAGGATAACACTCACGAACGCTACCTTAGTTTCTTCCCCTTTCTGGCGGCAGTGTTTGTTTATATCGTGGTGTGCAATTTGTCTGGCCTGATTCCTGGCTTTCCTCCGCCCACAGAAACCATGGATAACAACGTTGCTGTCGGTATCTGTGTGTTTGTCGTGTATAACCTGGCAGGAATTAAGGAGCACGGTGGGGCCTACGTTAAGCATTTTTTAGGACCGGTGGCATTTATCGCTCCTCTCTTCTTTTGTATCGAACTAGTGAGTCACTTTTCGCGTCCGTTGTCGCTGGGGCTTAGGCTTACTGGCAACATTTACGGAGATCACACGTTGCTAGGCGTATTTACTAGCCTTAGCTACTTAGTATTTCCGGCATTATTAATGTTTTTTGGTTTGTTGGTAGCGGTTGTACAGAGTGTTGTATTCACTTTATTATCTGGTATTTATATTTCAATGGCGATTTCACACGACCATTGA
- the gyrB gene encoding DNA topoisomerase (ATP-hydrolyzing) subunit B: MTDKPKNEYSADNIQVLEGLEAVRKRPGMYIGSTSLDGLHHLVYEIVDNSIDEAMGGHCNEINVLLHIDGSCSVKDNGRGIPVDQHKGGKSALEVIMTVLHAGGKFDDKAFAFSGGLHGVGASVVNALSEWCKVEVRKDGKVYMQSYKRGKPDDDVKMIGATDSRGTQTFFKPDAQIFPETKFSFEVLTKRLRELAFLNKGVKITLKDETSDQEAEFYYEGGLLSFVEYLAKGRTPLHSQPVYIIGTQLSTDGGKIEAAMECSLQWTDAYSESFYSYVNNIHTNEGGTHVTGLRSALTRVVNQFAESTGMLKTFKEGITGDDIREGLTGVIAVKVKNPEFQGQTKNKLGNTEVKGWVETIIGEKLTAYFEQNPEVVRRVINKIIDAARARLAAKKARELTQRKGALDFAGLPGKMADCQEKDPQQCELFLVEGDSAGGSAKQGRDKRTQAVLPLRGKILNVEKARYDKMLSSQEIKLLIQALGTGIGKDNFDITKLRYHKIILMTDADVDGAHIRTLLLTFFFRQMPEIIERGYLYIAQPPLYKYRKGKIERYLKDDAALLSFLIDAGMTNLHLKDANGKDIDRGVISSLIAKLSRYNELMDLSSRRKPRELIQFFIEHEDIGPQALADEGAAKVLVERIKSNLGSKLSGQRLFVTDRVTFDAEHSRYQIVLETRIRDLPQTSIIDSGLFGSGEIVELRRISKQMQEVAVAPFTFSRLKKAKATGKEPVEVDNTGDNEDAKDLIVAADADVGTLANLYDLKVFIEQEGRKGAYIQRYKGLGEMNAEQLEETTMDPTKRTLLNVEVDDAMEADHIFSTLMGDDVEPRRDFIQKNALNVRNLDV, translated from the coding sequence ATGACCGATAAGCCGAAGAATGAATATTCTGCCGATAACATCCAGGTGCTTGAGGGTTTAGAGGCGGTACGTAAAAGACCAGGCATGTACATTGGCTCTACGTCTCTGGACGGCCTTCACCACTTGGTTTACGAAATAGTAGACAACTCTATTGACGAAGCTATGGGTGGTCATTGTAATGAAATCAATGTGTTACTTCATATTGATGGTAGTTGCAGTGTAAAAGACAACGGGCGTGGTATACCAGTCGACCAGCACAAGGGTGGCAAATCTGCGTTAGAAGTCATCATGACGGTGCTTCATGCTGGCGGCAAATTTGATGATAAAGCATTTGCCTTTTCTGGTGGTCTTCACGGGGTGGGTGCTTCAGTCGTCAACGCCCTTTCGGAGTGGTGCAAAGTTGAGGTGCGCAAGGACGGCAAGGTTTACATGCAGTCGTATAAGCGCGGCAAGCCAGATGACGATGTGAAAATGATTGGAGCCACAGACAGTCGTGGTACGCAAACTTTCTTTAAACCTGATGCTCAAATATTTCCCGAGACTAAATTTAGTTTCGAAGTCCTGACGAAAAGGTTGCGCGAGTTGGCCTTTTTAAACAAAGGCGTCAAAATCACACTCAAAGACGAGACATCTGATCAGGAAGCCGAGTTTTATTATGAGGGTGGACTTTTGTCTTTCGTCGAATACCTCGCGAAAGGCAGAACTCCCCTACACTCTCAACCTGTATACATTATAGGCACTCAACTAAGCACTGATGGTGGCAAAATTGAAGCTGCGATGGAGTGCTCACTGCAGTGGACCGACGCGTACTCGGAGAGTTTCTATTCTTACGTTAACAATATTCATACTAACGAGGGTGGCACCCATGTCACCGGTCTTCGTTCAGCTCTGACCAGAGTTGTTAACCAGTTTGCCGAATCAACTGGGATGCTAAAGACCTTCAAAGAAGGAATCACGGGTGATGACATCAGGGAGGGTCTAACTGGTGTCATAGCTGTTAAAGTCAAAAATCCTGAATTCCAGGGTCAAACCAAAAATAAGCTGGGTAACACAGAGGTCAAAGGTTGGGTAGAAACTATCATCGGCGAGAAACTGACAGCCTATTTTGAGCAGAATCCAGAGGTTGTTCGCCGCGTTATAAATAAGATCATCGATGCTGCAAGGGCACGCTTAGCCGCCAAAAAAGCGCGTGAATTGACGCAACGCAAAGGGGCACTGGACTTTGCCGGGCTGCCAGGAAAAATGGCTGACTGCCAAGAGAAAGACCCGCAGCAGTGCGAACTCTTCTTGGTTGAGGGTGATTCAGCCGGTGGCTCTGCAAAGCAGGGGCGCGATAAGCGGACGCAAGCAGTACTGCCTTTAAGAGGTAAGATTTTAAACGTTGAGAAAGCTCGTTATGACAAAATGCTTTCTTCGCAAGAGATCAAGCTACTCATTCAGGCACTTGGGACCGGTATTGGTAAAGACAATTTTGACATCACAAAACTTAGGTATCATAAGATCATTTTGATGACCGATGCCGACGTTGACGGTGCTCACATCAGAACTTTATTGCTGACGTTTTTCTTTCGTCAAATGCCAGAGATTATAGAACGTGGGTACCTCTATATTGCCCAACCGCCCCTGTACAAATACCGTAAAGGTAAAATTGAGCGTTATCTGAAGGATGACGCGGCATTACTTTCGTTTTTGATTGATGCTGGTATGACCAACCTGCACCTGAAAGATGCTAACGGTAAAGATATCGATCGTGGTGTGATTTCAAGTCTGATCGCCAAGCTGTCTCGTTATAACGAACTGATGGATTTAAGTAGCCGACGAAAACCACGCGAATTAATTCAGTTTTTTATTGAACACGAGGATATCGGCCCCCAAGCGTTGGCTGATGAAGGGGCCGCAAAGGTTCTAGTTGAACGTATTAAATCAAATTTGGGCTCGAAACTTTCTGGTCAAAGACTTTTTGTTACCGATCGCGTGACATTTGATGCTGAACACAGTCGTTATCAAATTGTCTTAGAGACTCGCATCCGTGATTTACCCCAGACATCTATCATCGACTCTGGTTTATTTGGGTCGGGTGAAATCGTAGAACTCCGTCGCATAAGTAAACAAATGCAGGAGGTAGCAGTCGCTCCTTTCACATTCAGCCGGCTGAAGAAGGCTAAGGCAACCGGTAAAGAACCGGTGGAAGTTGATAACACCGGCGATAATGAAGACGCTAAGGATCTCATAGTCGCAGCTGATGCTGACGTAGGCACCCTAGCCAATCTTTACGATTTGAAAGTTTTCATCGAGCAAGAGGGAAGAAAAGGCGCTTATATCCAGCGATACAAAGGCCTTGGCGAGATGAATGCGGAGCAGTTGGAGGAAACCACAATGGATCCAACGAAGCGAACCTTGTTGAATGTTGAAGTCGATGACGCGATGGAAGCTGATCACATCTTCTCTACCCTAATGGGCGATGATGTCGAACCACGTCGTGATTTTATCCAGAAAAATGCGCTGAACGTCCGTAACTTGGACGTCTGA
- a CDS encoding chromosome partitioning protein ParA, giving the protein MARVIAVSNQKGGVGKTTTAINIAACLAAAEKKVLVIDLDPQANAGSGLGIYKGDFDVSMYNVLVDEVPITSAILHTELKCLDIAPSLPDLVGAEVELVSAIGREVRLKEALAPIQRLYDFIVIDCPPALGILTVNALTAADAVLIPLQCEYYAMEGLSQLVKTVSLIKKRLNPALEREGILLTMYDRRNNLSHQVEQDIRAHFGHEVFPVVIPRNVKLSEAPSHGKPVILYDINSTGAVAYMEVARILIRRHQSPSSSRGKAEKSTMTKQKMTDHS; this is encoded by the coding sequence ATGGCGCGTGTAATCGCCGTTTCCAATCAAAAGGGAGGCGTGGGTAAGACCACCACCGCAATTAATATTGCGGCATGCCTCGCAGCGGCCGAAAAAAAGGTTCTGGTCATCGACCTGGATCCCCAGGCCAATGCTGGAAGTGGTTTAGGAATCTATAAAGGGGACTTTGACGTTAGCATGTACAACGTCTTGGTCGATGAAGTACCCATAACGAGTGCGATATTACACACCGAGTTGAAATGCCTAGATATTGCTCCCTCATTGCCCGACTTAGTTGGGGCTGAAGTAGAGCTTGTATCGGCCATTGGTAGAGAGGTTAGATTGAAGGAGGCCTTGGCCCCCATTCAGCGTCTGTATGACTTTATCGTCATAGACTGCCCTCCCGCCCTTGGGATCCTAACGGTGAATGCCCTAACTGCAGCTGATGCCGTACTCATTCCCCTCCAATGTGAATACTACGCAATGGAAGGCCTATCCCAATTAGTAAAAACTGTATCTCTGATAAAGAAGCGTCTAAATCCAGCTCTAGAGCGGGAGGGTATATTGCTTACGATGTACGATCGCCGCAATAATCTCTCGCACCAGGTTGAGCAGGATATTCGGGCACACTTTGGCCATGAGGTGTTCCCAGTTGTGATCCCAAGGAACGTCAAGTTGTCGGAGGCGCCTTCCCATGGTAAGCCCGTCATCCTTTATGACATTAATAGCACCGGTGCTGTTGCATACATGGAAGTTGCCCGAATATTAATTCGTCGACATCAGTCACCTTCGTCAAGCCGCGGGAAAGCTGAGAAATCGACTATGACTAAGCAGAAAATGACTGATCATAGCTGA